A window from Streptomyces sp. NBC_00271 encodes these proteins:
- a CDS encoding glycosyl hydrolase family 95 catalytic domain-containing protein, protein MSEPAGGSADRPGNRPTDDPVHGFTHAPVHGTWEPAPAARWEDAFLSGNGRHGVMVFGDPNDDRVIVNHHSLVRPNGSEHARPPELAERLKSVQDRLLAGDVDAGEDFTDGRPLLWVQPFHPAFQVRLRRAPREPRAYRREVDFTTGVVRAECGGRRSEVFVSRADDVIVQHVTEADLTVDVTLDHRLPGVPSDVTVGHWSALTAEGALLTVRARYPGSERAYTGVTLAVVTGGRTLTASPGIRVEGARSVLLLTRVRRHEGEWDTRAEARELRALLPGGDAYDAYGRLLARHTALHRPAYLRAGLELGAEPAERALPGSELVRRPKSPALLERLFAAGRYHLLSAAGMLPPRLTGLWTGDWDTAWSGAFTTDANVNLQTASAAAAALPEVSEAHAALIHGQLPHWRDNARAIFGTRGVVAPAHTDGESGHIYHLSREYPLHVWTAGADWLLKPLVDHDETRGARDPRLAAALAEVAQFYEDFLTRTDENGHVVIVPSYSPENRPAHARWITLNAAMDLSAARHALRTAADHHPGPDAERWRALADRLPPHRVNADGALAEWARPGLDDTYDHRHLSHLYGVWPLDEINPYDTPELAAAAHRALALRGAENDSAHGHLHHALVAARLRDAQRVAGALDKVLAGDFFHVSLMSGHYPNRHVYNADAAHTLPAVLIEMLVHSTPDRLVLFPALPTAYPSGRLHGIRTRFGAEVDLTWSPEERTAVIRPTRSTRIDLRTSAGARPLSLSAGEDCVLTLGPQ, encoded by the coding sequence ATGAGCGAGCCCGCGGGCGGCTCCGCGGACAGGCCCGGCAACCGCCCCACGGACGATCCTGTCCACGGCTTCACCCACGCTCCCGTCCACGGCACCTGGGAGCCCGCCCCCGCCGCCCGCTGGGAGGACGCCTTCCTGAGCGGGAACGGCCGACACGGCGTCATGGTATTCGGTGATCCGAACGACGACCGGGTCATCGTCAACCACCACTCCCTGGTCCGCCCGAACGGCAGTGAACACGCCCGGCCGCCCGAGCTGGCCGAACGGCTGAAGAGCGTCCAGGACCGATTGCTGGCCGGTGACGTCGACGCCGGGGAGGACTTCACCGACGGGCGGCCGCTGCTGTGGGTGCAGCCCTTCCACCCGGCCTTCCAGGTGCGGCTGCGCCGGGCGCCACGGGAGCCGCGCGCCTACCGGCGCGAGGTCGACTTCACCACCGGTGTCGTCCGCGCCGAGTGCGGGGGCCGGCGCAGCGAGGTCTTCGTGTCGCGCGCGGACGACGTCATCGTCCAGCACGTGACGGAGGCCGACCTCACCGTCGACGTGACGCTCGACCACCGACTGCCGGGCGTGCCCTCCGATGTGACGGTGGGTCACTGGTCCGCCCTCACCGCCGAGGGCGCTCTCCTCACCGTGCGGGCCCGCTATCCGGGCAGCGAGCGGGCGTACACCGGCGTGACGCTCGCCGTGGTCACCGGGGGCCGGACGCTCACCGCGTCGCCCGGGATACGGGTCGAGGGCGCGCGTTCGGTGCTGCTGCTCACGCGGGTACGGCGGCACGAGGGGGAGTGGGACACGCGCGCCGAGGCCCGTGAGCTGCGCGCTCTGCTGCCCGGGGGCGACGCGTACGACGCGTACGGCCGTCTCCTCGCCCGGCACACCGCCCTGCACCGCCCCGCCTACCTGCGGGCGGGCCTGGAGCTGGGCGCCGAGCCGGCCGAACGGGCGCTCCCGGGATCGGAGTTGGTCCGCCGACCGAAGAGCCCCGCTCTGCTCGAACGGCTCTTCGCGGCCGGTCGATACCACCTGCTGTCCGCCGCCGGGATGCTGCCGCCACGGCTGACCGGGCTGTGGACCGGTGACTGGGACACCGCCTGGTCGGGGGCCTTCACCACCGACGCCAACGTCAATCTCCAGACGGCGTCGGCCGCCGCGGCGGCGCTCCCGGAGGTGTCCGAGGCTCATGCCGCCCTGATCCACGGCCAGTTGCCGCACTGGCGTGACAACGCCCGGGCGATCTTCGGCACCCGGGGCGTCGTCGCCCCCGCGCACACCGACGGCGAGTCAGGGCACATCTACCACCTCAGCCGCGAGTACCCGCTGCACGTGTGGACCGCGGGCGCCGACTGGCTGCTGAAACCCCTCGTGGACCACGACGAGACGCGCGGCGCACGCGACCCGCGCCTGGCCGCCGCGCTCGCCGAAGTGGCGCAGTTCTACGAGGACTTCCTCACCCGGACCGACGAGAACGGCCACGTCGTGATCGTGCCGTCGTACTCGCCGGAGAACCGGCCCGCCCATGCGCGCTGGATCACCCTCAACGCCGCCATGGACCTCTCCGCGGCGCGCCACGCCCTCCGCACGGCCGCCGACCACCACCCCGGACCCGACGCCGAGCGCTGGCGCGCGCTCGCCGACCGGCTGCCGCCGCACCGCGTCAACGCCGACGGGGCACTCGCCGAGTGGGCCCGGCCCGGCCTCGACGACACCTACGACCACCGGCACCTCAGCCACCTCTACGGCGTCTGGCCGCTCGACGAGATCAACCCGTATGACACCCCCGAGCTCGCCGCGGCGGCCCACCGCGCCCTCGCCCTGCGCGGCGCCGAGAACGACTCCGCGCACGGCCACCTCCACCACGCCCTGGTGGCGGCCCGGCTACGGGACGCCCAGCGGGTGGCGGGGGCCCTCGACAAGGTCTTGGCCGGGGACTTCTTCCATGTCTCCCTGATGAGCGGCCACTACCCGAACCGGCACGTCTACAACGCGGACGCCGCCCACACGCTCCCCGCCGTGCTCATCGAGATGCTCGTCCACTCCACGCCCGACCGGCTGGTCCTCTTTCCCGCGCTCCCCACGGCGTACCCGAGCGGCCGGCTCCACGGCATCCGCACCCGGTTCGGCGCCGAGGTCGACCTGACCTGGAGCCCGGAGGAGCGCACGGCCGTCATCCGCCCCACCCGCAGCACGCGGATCGATCTCAGGACTTCGGCCGGCGCGCGACCGCTCTCCCTGAGCGCCGGCGAAGACTGCGTCCTCACCCTGGGGCCGCAGTAG
- a CDS encoding carbohydrate ABC transporter permease, whose amino-acid sequence MTAVIDKPVRGPGRWAAPPRPTWEEEPSKAGLAGKGLVLTLACLGIFFPLWIVIVTSLSSRKTIDEAGGLVMVPKGITFVAYKELLSGGQVTRASVISILITLVGTLFSMAVSVLCAYGLSRIGSLGHRWILLALLATMFFSAGLIPTYLLVQSLGLTDSYLALILPSAISVFNILVLRGFFMGISQELIDSARIDGAGDVRILWQIVMPLSRAVLAVITLFYAVGYWSAWFNASLYLNDQDMMPLQNVMIQLVQKQEAPVGLGQAIKTGQLSGLAVQMAVMVMALLPVAVLSPFVQRHFKKGMLTGAVKG is encoded by the coding sequence GTGACCGCCGTCATCGACAAACCCGTGCGCGGCCCCGGCCGATGGGCCGCGCCGCCCCGGCCGACGTGGGAGGAGGAGCCCAGCAAGGCCGGCCTCGCGGGCAAGGGACTCGTGCTGACCCTCGCCTGTCTGGGGATCTTCTTCCCGCTGTGGATCGTCATCGTCACCAGCCTCTCCTCACGTAAGACCATCGACGAGGCCGGCGGCCTGGTGATGGTGCCCAAGGGCATCACCTTCGTCGCCTACAAGGAACTCCTCAGCGGCGGCCAGGTGACCCGCGCCTCGGTCATCAGCATCCTGATCACCCTCGTCGGCACGCTGTTCTCCATGGCGGTGTCCGTCCTGTGCGCCTACGGCCTCTCGCGCATCGGCTCGCTCGGCCACCGCTGGATCCTGCTGGCGCTGCTGGCGACCATGTTCTTCAGCGCCGGTCTCATCCCGACCTATCTGCTGGTGCAGTCGCTGGGCCTGACCGACAGCTATCTCGCACTGATTCTCCCGAGCGCGATCAGCGTCTTCAACATCCTGGTGCTGCGCGGCTTCTTCATGGGCATCTCGCAGGAACTCATCGACAGCGCCCGCATCGACGGCGCCGGTGACGTCCGCATTCTGTGGCAGATCGTCATGCCGCTCTCCCGCGCGGTCCTCGCGGTGATCACGCTGTTCTACGCCGTCGGGTACTGGAGCGCCTGGTTCAACGCCTCGCTCTACCTCAACGACCAGGACATGATGCCGCTGCAGAACGTCATGATCCAGCTCGTGCAGAAGCAGGAGGCCCCGGTGGGCCTCGGCCAGGCCATCAAGACCGGTCAACTGTCCGGCCTGGCGGTGCAGATGGCCGTCATGGTGATGGCGTTGCTGCCGGTGGCGGTGTTGTCGCCGTTCGTGCAGCGGCATTTCAAGAAGGGCATGCTGACGGGCGCGGTGAAGGGCTGA
- a CDS encoding beta-galactosidase: MPQLSDATRGRILFGGDYNPEQWPEELWQEDVRLMKEAGVNSVTVGVFSWAKLEPTPGAREFGWLDRLMDLLHVNGIGVVLATPTSSPPPWMGRLHPETLPRDADGRVEWWGGRQHFAHSSAVYRSHAAAITEDLAARYGGHPALTMWHINNEYCTYDWGDEAAAAFRRWLQDRYGTLDALNTAWGTAFWSQGYDDWEGILPPRHAHYMNNPTQVLDFKRFTSDALLECYLAERDIVARHTPRIPVTTNFMPFWQGQDGWAWAEREDIVSVDIYPDPRDPLGAQYGALIHDLTRSQARGGPWTVMEQAAGPVNWRGVNHPKPRGLNRLWSLQAVARGADAICYFQWRQSRQGAEKFHSGMVSHAGERGRTFQEVKRIGAELALLSGKVANTRVVGADVAVLLDWNAWWASQQDGRLSCEVDHQSVVRAWHRALWEADITASFAHPEHDLSAYKLVVVPQLYLLTDRAIDNLVGYVRGGGTLVSGFLTGVADQDDRVRPGGMDERLRALFGIRTLHEWWPLDADEKVEAEGFRGTLWSEEIEAANDTYVVVPYKGGELDGFPAVLRKGRAWYLSTLPEPEALWPLLAGIAEDAGVRPPLDHLPADVEAVRRGELLFLLHHGRDTVTVPVPGRHRDLLTGEDVVDAVELGRYGVVVLEAAP; this comes from the coding sequence ATGCCTCAGCTCAGTGACGCCACCCGCGGCCGCATCCTCTTCGGCGGCGACTACAACCCCGAGCAGTGGCCGGAGGAGCTCTGGCAGGAGGACGTACGGCTCATGAAGGAGGCCGGCGTCAACTCCGTCACCGTCGGTGTCTTCTCCTGGGCCAAGCTCGAACCGACGCCCGGCGCCCGGGAGTTCGGCTGGCTCGACCGGCTCATGGACCTGCTGCACGTGAACGGCATCGGAGTCGTCCTCGCCACCCCCACCTCCTCGCCCCCGCCCTGGATGGGCCGGCTCCACCCGGAGACCCTGCCCCGCGACGCGGACGGCCGTGTCGAGTGGTGGGGCGGCCGCCAGCACTTCGCCCACTCCAGCGCCGTCTACCGGAGCCACGCCGCCGCCATCACCGAGGACCTCGCCGCCCGCTACGGCGGCCATCCCGCCCTCACGATGTGGCACATCAACAACGAGTACTGCACCTACGACTGGGGCGACGAGGCGGCGGCCGCCTTCCGGCGCTGGCTCCAGGACAGGTACGGCACGCTCGACGCCCTCAACACCGCCTGGGGCACGGCCTTCTGGAGCCAGGGCTACGACGACTGGGAAGGCATTCTCCCGCCGCGCCACGCCCACTACATGAACAACCCCACCCAGGTCCTCGACTTCAAGCGCTTCACCTCCGACGCCCTCCTGGAGTGCTATCTCGCCGAACGCGACATCGTCGCCCGGCACACCCCGCGCATCCCCGTGACCACCAACTTCATGCCGTTCTGGCAGGGCCAGGACGGCTGGGCGTGGGCCGAGCGGGAAGACATCGTCTCCGTCGACATCTATCCGGACCCGCGCGACCCGCTCGGCGCCCAGTACGGCGCGCTCATCCACGACCTGACCCGCTCGCAGGCCCGCGGCGGGCCCTGGACGGTCATGGAGCAGGCGGCGGGGCCCGTGAACTGGCGCGGCGTGAACCATCCGAAGCCCCGCGGACTCAACCGGCTCTGGTCCCTCCAGGCCGTCGCCCGCGGCGCGGACGCCATCTGCTACTTCCAGTGGCGGCAGTCCCGGCAGGGCGCCGAGAAGTTCCACTCCGGGATGGTCAGCCACGCGGGGGAGCGTGGCCGCACCTTCCAGGAGGTCAAGCGGATCGGGGCCGAACTCGCCCTGCTGAGCGGGAAAGTGGCGAACACCCGGGTCGTCGGCGCCGACGTCGCCGTACTGCTGGACTGGAACGCCTGGTGGGCGAGTCAGCAGGACGGACGGCTGTCCTGCGAGGTCGACCACCAGAGCGTCGTGCGCGCCTGGCACCGCGCCCTGTGGGAGGCCGACATCACCGCCTCCTTCGCCCACCCCGAGCACGACCTGTCCGCGTACAAGCTGGTCGTCGTCCCGCAGCTGTACCTGCTGACGGACCGGGCGATCGACAACCTCGTCGGGTATGTACGCGGCGGTGGCACCCTCGTCTCCGGCTTCCTGACCGGCGTCGCCGACCAGGACGACCGGGTGCGGCCCGGCGGCATGGACGAGCGGCTGCGCGCGCTCTTCGGCATCCGCACCCTGCACGAGTGGTGGCCGCTGGACGCCGACGAGAAGGTCGAGGCCGAGGGCTTCCGCGGCACGCTGTGGTCCGAGGAGATCGAGGCCGCGAACGACACCTACGTGGTCGTCCCGTACAAGGGTGGCGAGCTGGACGGTTTTCCGGCCGTACTGCGCAAGGGCCGGGCCTGGTATCTGTCCACCCTCCCCGAGCCCGAGGCGCTGTGGCCGCTGCTCGCCGGGATCGCCGAGGACGCGGGCGTACGGCCGCCACTCGACCACCTCCCGGCGGACGTGGAGGCGGTACGCCGGGGCGAACTGCTGTTCCTGCTCCACCACGGGCGGGACACGGTGACCGTGCCGGTGCCGGGACGCCACCGCGACCTGCTGACCGGCGAGGACGTCGTCGATGCCGTGGAGCTGGGGCGGTACGGGGTCGTCGTACTGGAGGCAGCGCCATGA
- a CDS encoding GH12 family glycosyl hydrolase domain-containing protein: MQHRRPRLSKKAKTMLAGTVALAAAAGVTVAQAGEAGKKCGAFDTVTMGKYYVNNNLWGQDDGTGTQCVWDTSRSGDTIGWGTNYSWTSKAGKENSVKSYASTVLGWHWGWKTDKAATELPVRVGDRKPVRTGWEFSVSSDPGTMNVAYDLWLHAKNNADWQDQPTDEIMVWLNRQGGAGPLGTKYGSVSLDGAMWDIYQGDIGWKVYSFVRRTNTTKVSLDLDDFTQALVRRKLLGNDKYLSGIESGSEVFRGSGRLDTKAYSVDIG; the protein is encoded by the coding sequence ATGCAACACCGCCGACCGCGCCTGTCCAAGAAGGCGAAGACGATGCTCGCTGGAACGGTGGCGCTCGCGGCCGCCGCGGGCGTCACCGTCGCCCAGGCGGGCGAGGCCGGCAAGAAGTGCGGCGCCTTCGACACCGTCACGATGGGCAAGTACTACGTCAACAACAACCTCTGGGGGCAGGACGACGGGACAGGCACCCAGTGCGTCTGGGACACCTCGCGCTCCGGCGACACCATCGGCTGGGGCACGAACTACTCCTGGACCAGCAAGGCCGGCAAGGAGAACAGCGTCAAGTCGTACGCCAGCACCGTGCTCGGCTGGCACTGGGGCTGGAAGACCGACAAGGCGGCCACGGAACTGCCCGTCCGGGTCGGAGACCGCAAGCCGGTCAGAACCGGCTGGGAGTTCTCGGTCAGCTCCGACCCCGGCACCATGAACGTCGCGTACGACCTGTGGCTGCACGCCAAGAACAACGCGGACTGGCAGGACCAGCCCACCGACGAAATCATGGTCTGGCTCAACCGGCAGGGCGGTGCGGGCCCCCTCGGTACCAAGTACGGCAGTGTGAGCCTCGACGGCGCCATGTGGGACATCTACCAGGGCGACATCGGCTGGAAGGTGTACTCCTTCGTCCGCCGCACCAACACCACCAAGGTCTCACTCGACCTCGACGACTTCACCCAGGCCCTGGTCCGCCGCAAGCTGCTCGGCAACGACAAGTACCTCTCCGGCATCGAGTCGGGCAGCGAGGTCTTCCGGGGTTCGGGACGGCTGGACACCAAGGCGTACTCCGTCGACATCGGCTGA
- a CDS encoding glycoside hydrolase family 12 protein, producing the protein MATRTLGRAAKALLAPALALGATVGLASAPAQAAVWSSCEQYGNTSLNGYTLYNNIWGSGAGSQCIWANSGTNWGVWANHPNTGGIKSYPNAKKVINKSITSLGSLTSGYNVTVPSSGAYNTSYDIWDTGYKYEVMLWVNKTGAVGPLGTSQGTLTLGGHTWTVYKGNNGSNDVFSFVRTSNSSSGTVDVLPILKWIKDTKGWFGNVTIGDLQFGFEITSSSGGLDFATNSLSVSSS; encoded by the coding sequence ATGGCAACACGGACACTCGGCAGGGCGGCCAAGGCCCTGCTGGCCCCCGCGCTCGCGCTCGGCGCCACCGTCGGCCTCGCCTCCGCTCCCGCCCAGGCGGCCGTCTGGAGCTCCTGCGAGCAGTACGGGAACACCAGCCTCAACGGGTACACGCTCTACAACAACATCTGGGGCTCCGGCGCGGGCAGCCAGTGCATCTGGGCCAACTCCGGCACCAACTGGGGAGTGTGGGCCAACCACCCCAACACCGGCGGTATCAAGTCGTACCCGAACGCCAAGAAGGTGATCAACAAGTCGATCACCTCGCTCGGCTCGCTCACCAGCGGCTACAACGTCACGGTCCCGTCGTCCGGCGCGTACAACACGTCGTACGACATCTGGGACACCGGCTACAAGTACGAGGTCATGCTCTGGGTGAACAAGACCGGAGCCGTCGGTCCGCTCGGCACCTCGCAGGGCACCCTCACCCTCGGCGGCCACACCTGGACCGTCTACAAGGGCAACAACGGATCCAACGACGTCTTCTCCTTCGTGCGCACCTCGAACTCCAGCTCCGGCACCGTCGACGTCCTGCCGATCCTCAAGTGGATCAAGGACACCAAGGGCTGGTTCGGCAACGTGACCATCGGCGACCTCCAGTTCGGCTTCGAGATCACGTCCTCGTCCGGCGGCCTGGACTTCGCGACCAACAGCCTCTCGGTCAGCAGTAGTTGA
- a CDS encoding LacI family DNA-binding transcriptional regulator: MVTLAEVAQHAGVSASTVSYVLSGKRSISAGTRQRVERSIQELGYHPNAGARALASSRSNIIALMVPLRTDMYVPVMMEIAIAVATHARTHGYDVLLLTGEEGPDAVRRVTGSGLADAMILMDVELDDERLPLLRQTDQPCVLIGLPADTSGLTCVDLDFGATGALCAEHLALLGHRDIAVIGEAPAVYERHTGFAERTLDGLRSRSRELGLRVLHRPCEGGYDAMALTLARILDERPGTTGFVVQNESAVEPLLALLRQQGRAVPEDVSVIAICPDQVATQASVRLTSVAIPAQEMGRLAVEHLIAKLEGHGKDEVVLIAPELTVRASTGPAPTAA; the protein is encoded by the coding sequence ATGGTCACCCTCGCCGAGGTCGCCCAGCACGCCGGAGTCTCGGCGAGCACGGTGAGCTATGTCCTCAGCGGCAAGCGGTCCATCTCCGCGGGCACCCGGCAGCGGGTCGAGCGGAGCATCCAGGAGCTCGGATACCACCCGAACGCGGGCGCCCGGGCCCTGGCGAGCAGCCGGTCCAACATCATCGCGCTGATGGTTCCGCTCCGTACCGACATGTACGTACCCGTGATGATGGAGATCGCCATCGCGGTGGCGACCCACGCCCGCACGCACGGCTACGACGTGCTCCTGCTCACCGGCGAGGAGGGTCCCGACGCCGTGCGCCGCGTCACCGGCAGCGGGCTCGCCGACGCGATGATCCTGATGGACGTGGAGCTCGACGACGAACGACTCCCGCTGCTGCGCCAGACGGACCAGCCCTGCGTACTGATCGGCCTGCCCGCCGACACCTCCGGCCTGACCTGCGTCGATCTCGACTTCGGCGCGACGGGCGCACTGTGCGCCGAGCACCTCGCGCTGCTGGGCCACCGTGACATCGCTGTCATCGGCGAGGCTCCCGCGGTCTACGAGCGGCACACCGGCTTCGCCGAGCGCACCCTCGACGGACTCCGTTCCCGTTCGCGGGAGTTGGGTCTGCGCGTGCTGCACCGCCCCTGCGAGGGCGGGTACGACGCGATGGCCCTGACCCTCGCCCGGATCCTCGACGAGCGCCCGGGCACCACGGGCTTCGTCGTGCAGAACGAGTCCGCGGTCGAACCGCTGCTCGCGCTGCTGCGCCAGCAGGGCCGGGCCGTCCCCGAGGACGTGTCGGTGATCGCGATCTGCCCGGACCAGGTCGCGACACAGGCCTCGGTGCGACTGACCTCGGTCGCCATCCCGGCGCAGGAGATGGGCCGACTCGCCGTGGAGCATCTGATCGCCAAGTTGGAAGGGCACGGCAAGGACGAAGTCGTGCTCATCGCACCCGAGTTGACGGTACGGGCGAGCACGGGACCGGCGCCGACCGCCGCCTGA
- a CDS encoding ABC transporter permease, with amino-acid sequence MSHSTVPRSGTEADMTEKTPVASGGATGSREKRPSGRVSLRLRFRRDRVLLLMTLPAVLLVLLFNYVPILGNIVAFQDYDPYISDNGIVSMLHSPWVGIENFQRVFEDSAFWDAVQNTLVLFFLQLVLYFPIPIGLALLINSVVRPRVRALSQAILYLPHFFSWVLVIAVFQQLFGGAGILSQLLRQHGYEGLDIMTDPNTFKFLITAQSVWKDAGWGIIVFLAALSSVSPDLYEAAAMDGAGRWRRMWHITLPALRPVIALLLVLRVGDALTVGFEQILLQRDAVGPGAAEVLDTFVWWNGVRNQDFGYAAAAGLIKGVVSLGLVLAANKVAHLMGEQGVYKK; translated from the coding sequence AGAAGACCCCGGTGGCGTCCGGCGGCGCCACCGGCTCCCGGGAGAAACGTCCCTCCGGGAGAGTGAGCCTGCGGCTCAGGTTCAGACGCGACCGCGTCCTGCTCCTGATGACGCTGCCGGCGGTCCTACTGGTCCTGCTCTTCAACTATGTGCCGATCCTCGGCAACATCGTCGCCTTCCAGGACTACGACCCGTACATCAGCGACAACGGCATCGTCTCCATGCTGCACAGCCCCTGGGTGGGCATCGAGAACTTCCAACGGGTGTTCGAGGACTCGGCGTTCTGGGATGCCGTGCAGAACACCCTCGTGCTGTTCTTCCTCCAGCTCGTCCTGTACTTCCCGATCCCGATCGGGCTCGCGCTGCTCATCAACAGCGTGGTCAGGCCCAGGGTCCGGGCGCTCTCGCAAGCGATCCTCTACCTGCCGCACTTCTTCTCCTGGGTGCTGGTCATCGCCGTCTTCCAGCAGCTCTTCGGCGGCGCCGGAATCCTCTCGCAGCTGCTGCGGCAGCATGGGTACGAGGGTCTCGACATCATGACCGACCCCAACACCTTCAAGTTCCTGATCACCGCGCAGAGCGTGTGGAAGGACGCCGGCTGGGGGATCATCGTCTTCCTCGCCGCGCTGTCCTCGGTCAGCCCGGACCTGTACGAGGCCGCCGCGATGGACGGCGCGGGTCGCTGGCGCCGCATGTGGCACATCACGCTGCCCGCGCTGCGCCCGGTGATCGCCCTGCTGTTGGTGCTCCGCGTCGGTGACGCCCTCACCGTCGGCTTCGAACAGATCCTGCTCCAGCGCGACGCCGTCGGACCAGGAGCGGCGGAGGTCCTCGACACCTTCGTCTGGTGGAACGGCGTTCGCAACCAGGACTTCGGCTACGCGGCGGCCGCCGGACTGATCAAGGGCGTGGTCAGCCTCGGCCTGGTCCTCGCCGCGAACAAGGTGGCCCATCTCATGGGCGAGCAGGGGGTGTACAAGAAGTGA
- a CDS encoding glycoside hydrolase family 31 protein produces the protein MNQPAENQTQSGAVSLAQSSPTVGTFRERDGALEWSGRQETVRIEPWGPDAVRVRARLGGPVLEGLPGALLDEPQVTESTVKIQDGEGRLTVGALTVEVDAEGQVRFLRTEDGTELLAEERAHFWWPGPRLYTPIGNGHHRLEQRFAAYEGEKLYGLGQHQHGLFDQKGAVLDLIQRNAEVTVPVLTSSRGYTFLWNSPAIGRVELAGNGTRWVADSARQLDYWITAGTPADAQRRYSAATGRTPMLPEWAAGFWQCKLRYRTQDELLDVAREYKRRGLSLSAIVCDFFHWTHLGDWKFDPAEWPDPAAMQRELAELGVKLVVSVWPSVSPLSENHPLMEQRGYFIGTQYGPMAHADWPDKEVASTVQVAFYDATNPEARDFLWSRVKDNYLDPYGISAFWLDACEPELKPGFQENLRYHAGPGLEVGNLYPRENARTFYEGMLAAGETEVVTLNRSAWAGSQRYGAALWSGDIGTDFATLRRQIVAGLNTALSGIPWWNTDIGGFHGGDPDDPAYREVMVRWFQFGALSPLMRLHGFRDPGMPLGPDMTGGPNEVWSYGEEAGAILEKYLRLRERLKPYVLDVMREAHEEGLPVMRPLFLEFPEDHAAWSVDDSYLFGSDLLVAPVLTAGATVRTAYLPAGARWTDAWTGETYEGGTAVTVDAPLDRIPLFLRDGARLPVAE, from the coding sequence GTGAATCAGCCTGCCGAAAACCAGACCCAGTCAGGCGCAGTCAGCCTCGCGCAGTCCTCCCCGACCGTCGGCACGTTCCGCGAGCGGGACGGCGCGCTGGAGTGGAGCGGCCGTCAGGAGACCGTCCGCATCGAGCCCTGGGGCCCGGACGCGGTCCGGGTCCGCGCGCGCCTGGGCGGCCCGGTCCTCGAAGGCCTCCCCGGCGCGCTCCTCGACGAGCCGCAGGTGACCGAGAGCACCGTCAAGATCCAGGACGGCGAGGGCCGGTTGACGGTCGGCGCGCTGACCGTCGAGGTCGACGCCGAGGGGCAGGTCCGCTTCCTCCGCACGGAAGACGGCACGGAACTCCTCGCCGAGGAGCGCGCCCACTTCTGGTGGCCCGGCCCGCGCCTGTACACCCCGATCGGCAACGGCCACCACCGCCTGGAGCAGCGCTTCGCCGCGTACGAGGGCGAGAAGCTGTACGGCCTCGGCCAGCACCAGCACGGGCTGTTCGACCAGAAGGGCGCGGTCCTGGACCTGATCCAGCGCAACGCCGAGGTCACCGTCCCGGTGCTCACCTCCAGCCGCGGCTACACCTTCCTGTGGAACTCCCCCGCGATCGGCCGGGTCGAGCTCGCGGGCAACGGCACTCGCTGGGTCGCCGACTCGGCCCGCCAGCTCGACTACTGGATCACCGCGGGCACCCCGGCCGACGCCCAGCGCCGCTACAGCGCCGCCACCGGCCGTACGCCGATGCTGCCCGAGTGGGCGGCCGGCTTCTGGCAGTGCAAGCTGCGCTACCGCACGCAGGACGAACTCCTCGACGTGGCACGGGAGTACAAGCGCCGGGGCCTGTCCCTGTCCGCCATCGTCTGCGACTTCTTCCACTGGACCCACCTGGGCGACTGGAAGTTCGACCCGGCGGAGTGGCCGGACCCGGCGGCGATGCAGCGCGAGCTCGCCGAACTCGGGGTCAAGCTGGTCGTGTCCGTGTGGCCATCGGTCTCCCCGCTGTCCGAGAACCATCCGCTCATGGAGCAGCGCGGCTACTTCATCGGAACCCAGTACGGCCCGATGGCCCACGCCGACTGGCCCGACAAGGAGGTCGCCTCCACCGTCCAGGTGGCGTTCTACGACGCGACGAACCCCGAGGCCCGTGACTTCCTGTGGTCGCGCGTGAAGGACAACTACCTCGATCCGTACGGCATTTCGGCCTTCTGGCTGGACGCCTGCGAGCCGGAGCTGAAGCCGGGCTTCCAGGAGAACCTGCGCTATCACGCGGGTCCGGGTCTTGAGGTCGGCAACCTCTACCCCCGCGAGAACGCCCGCACCTTCTACGAGGGCATGCTCGCGGCGGGCGAGACCGAGGTCGTCACCCTCAACCGCTCGGCGTGGGCGGGCAGTCAGCGCTACGGCGCCGCCCTGTGGTCCGGCGACATCGGCACCGACTTCGCGACCCTGCGCCGCCAGATCGTCGCGGGCCTCAACACCGCGCTCTCCGGCATCCCCTGGTGGAACACCGACATCGGCGGCTTCCACGGCGGCGACCCCGACGACCCGGCGTACCGCGAGGTGATGGTCCGCTGGTTCCAGTTCGGCGCGCTCTCCCCGCTGATGCGCCTGCACGGCTTCCGCGACCCCGGTATGCCGCTGGGCCCCGACATGACCGGCGGCCCGAACGAGGTCTGGTCGTACGGCGAGGAGGCCGGCGCGATCCTGGAGAAGTACCTGCGGCTGCGCGAGCGTCTGAAGCCCTATGTGCTGGACGTCATGCGGGAGGCCCACGAGGAGGGGCTGCCGGTGATGCGCCCGCTGTTCCTCGAGTTCCCCGAGGACCACGCGGCCTGGTCGGTCGACGACTCCTACCTCTTCGGCTCCGACCTCCTGGTCGCGCCGGTGCTCACGGCGGGCGCGACGGTGCGTACGGCGTACCTTCCGGCGGGCGCCCGGTGGACCGACGCGTGGACCGGTGAGACGTACGAGGGCGGCACCGCCGTCACCGTCGACGCCCCGCTGGACCGCATCCCGCTGTTCCTGCGGGACGGGGCGCGGCTGCCGGTGGCGGAGTAG